Below is a genomic region from Phragmites australis chromosome 20, lpPhrAust1.1, whole genome shotgun sequence.
ccaagcaaagaattctctatttttctcaagtcgcagatcgacaatcaaaagcaagaGCAGTTCGACCACAaaggcctcagtgcccaggtcgctgctcagcCCTAAGGgccctcgggtggtcctaccgctcagcCTTGAGTGGTCGAGACCGCCTGATCCCGGGCTCCTCATGCGCCCCCTGGTGCTCGGGTGCCCtggccgtgggaaccaagttcccgggcaccccgagctcggagcgcatgcccctcctggatcggttggccaaGAAGCTGACagttgtccggtgagtggttaaattcagacgaatttacattcaacaATATTTTGTTCTCGAGTCAACCTcaggggccctcgtactctaatctgctcggtgagatggtctcctcgcgcacaaaaccctgccgcgtgtccactttttcctagaatgaCAGAACGGCTCGTAGAAAGTTGTACCGTACatacggtaatgtccgatcgaagtctctcatggtggtcgtggtgttcggtccgcttttagggccccgagcactaccgagtccctggggttctcgggtaatcctatcgctcgagccgctcgagaagtccggagcctaggccccagggacgggctgtcggtgctcggtctggtccgttctaagcccgggcaccaccgaaccatggggactcttggtcgcattcccgcccgcacgtgtctccagtctgctTGCTGAGTGGTCacaaagtggaaaagtgttcaccgatcatggcgtgctccgtgctggatcgatctatctcccgagcaaggaagtctGTGCCTTTGTCTTTCGACTcagccgttgcggactcgcgagggctcgggggctgaacgcaccaaGAAGGACGGTCGGGGCAACtccgttctcggggaaggaaaggtcggggtcggtccgactgagtactcctcggggcatcaagtgaaaacatcagaaacttcatcaagcactcagaagaattctggagttgcgaccccaaagaaaggcttccattatattcacacaCAAAAACAgctgttctgagggatcactcccatatttacatcaagtcaaaaagaaaagaagaagaaaaaactaatACAAAAGCCTAGACTGAGTCGGAGCCTTCGCTGCCGCTCCTCGAGACCGGGGTCGGTGGCACCTCCCGCGTGAAGCCGGTCGCCACCGCGGCGgtggtgctccgaactgcctcccgggtggcctcctcctcggcttcgaccaccccttcctgagctggttccagcgggaagttcaggtcccggctccggtagcaagccaggacgtgttcggccactacctgggccaaaccacgcccctcccgggcggcgagttcctggacggcctggggcagcgcctcgaggcgcttgCAGACCTTCTGGAAGCCTAGGGCGAACTGGCCGGGGCCCGCCCCCTTATCCTCCACGAGAAgttgcccgagcccggccaccctcacggaccgctgcatccgccggagggtgTCCTCTAGCATTAGCTGCAAGCTGGCCCATTCGACCgaggtggcctcgagctcctccatcGCGGTCCGCAGTcgctcctcgagcccctggcccccggccgcaccGGCAGAGCCAGCGCCGGGCGCCTGGGCCTCAgccagcttcacctgccccgcTAGGACGGACAGGGCCTGCTAGCGGGCAGCCAGCTCTGCCTCGgacttggcggcccgctcctccctagcagcaaTGGCCgtcgccgcctcggcagcctctgCCTCCCGGTGGGCCAGTAGATCCTCCCGGGTGTCCAAGTCCGCCACCGTTATCTCGGCGTCGGTCTCCCGGATCgcggcgtcctcctcccggtgttggagctccccctcgaCGTGCTGGAGTTCCTCCACCTAGTATTGGAGCTCGGCGCGAGTTCGGTCGACCTCACCCTTCTGGCGAGCTAGGTCGGCCTGGAaggcctctgctgccctctcgcggttcaCCATTGCCTCCTCCAGTTTCTGCGCCTGCCTCTACCTGGCAAGGgcatcggcagcctgctgccgcgatgccttAGCCAGGCGGGggcgtcttcccgctcccgcgaCCTCCACGTGGGCGTCTTCCAGAGCCTTCCGCTCACGCGCaacctccgcgcgggcctcctccaaggccttccgCCCCTCCTCCATTGCGCGCTGTtcgtcctcgttggcggcgcgcgccgtGGCAAGGCGGGAGTCGAAAACATGCCAAGCCGCGGTAAGCTGCGCTCTCTCCGTGGCCAGAGCGGCGCTCTCCGCCTCTCACTGCGTCATCTCCCCcgctacggccgcctccagccgcccgatcacctcccgggcgctcccaaGCACAACTGGGagagggtcggcgggctggctgggcggcggctgggcgcttggtcccctgcgagcctcctccggggggctcggggtccccgaaaactgccaCGCGATCACCCGCCCCGCGCTCGGCGCGCTCGGGGTGGGCTCGGATGGTGCCAAACGTTCGGGCGGCGGCTGCGTTTCTGTCTccaccgccgcgtccgctggccctAGCTCCACCGTCGCGCTCGCCTGCCCTGGCCCTGCCAGTGCACTCGGCTTGGGCGCGCTTGGCTCGAGGGCTGGCGCCGGCCTCGGtgcctccggccgcccctggccctcggcggcgcccgtaggcggcctgcaagaGAGGAATGGGATCAAAACTCAGAATTTAGTCCGGGCAAAGCACGCCCAGGAAAGAATGGAGGACGAAACTTACGTGGCTAtgggtcttcggtactgccaccttgctgccggaatcctgaactccgggctcgaCGGCattggcccggagtcctccctcctcctcttccgccgggggctctgcggggccgccgcgtggtTCGAGGGCGCCAAATTGAGCCCAAGCAGACCAAAgtgcggttccagaaccgcagatacCGCCCCCGacgacggccccgcgctggacgactgGCCGTCCTGGTTTCCCCCCTCGCCTGGCAATGGTGAcagcggggactccggcacgggaATAAAGAGCCAGGGGCGCTTTCCCCGATCCtccggcgccgtcgccgccccgctgccggcggtgcctcctaCTCCGGTGCGACGGTTGCTGCCCGCAGCAGCCCtactgctggcctgcggctcgccgcttgcggcgcccgggccaccaaTCTGCGTCAGACCACTTGCGGccccctcgccggccgcctcgtccaccccgggggCCTCGATGGTCCCGGCAGTCCGGTGccccggccggtcgaccaaccgCTGGGCGTCGAACTCTTGCAGCTTCGCCTGAATCGCCACCCGatcaggattggcgcagagcacCATAtctttccacgggagctccgcccggctcaggtcatccaccccggtcaccacccggagcatgcccctcaactccggCATGCCCAAGTCCCaatcctcgccgatctgggtccgggtgatgtcctcgggGCCGGTGTAAAGCCATCATGGCTGGGCCcactcccgcaggggcgccaggcgacgacgctagaagtccgccaccaccatcaccgaagtgagcCCGGCATCGCGCAGGAAcgcgatgcgctccaggaccggctccaGCCGCGCGTCCATCGGCGGTGGCACCTCCCAGGTTgccttctggggttccgccgccacctccggcagggtcagactgtcgtgggggtcgacgtcaaCGTAGATCCAGTCGCaccgccattcctcccacttgcttcgcagcacctggggaatgtattgctcccccaggccgtcccacAACCGGAAGCTGCAGCAGccagcgacgtccgcggtggagtagcccctcttcttcccggccggccgcagcgCGAAGAAGTGCGGGAAGAGCGTCACCGACagtggcacccccacgaacatctcgcagaggtgggcgaagaccgccaggatgacgaccgagttggggctgagatgcaccaactggatcccgtaagtgtcgaggatctggaggaagaacgttgagaatggcagcaccagcccggccgccacgaaggaggtgaagagaacGATGCGCCCTGGGCGGTTTGTCGCCGAcaggaagctcgccggcgtcaccaccaagggcccctgctggccctcggggaccaacaacttccgaatcttccccgccgcctcctcgttcgacaggcgggactccggcagcacgccgtcGGGAGTCCTATCGCGGCGGTTTCCTCCTGCTCTTGGCATTTCGTCAGGGCGGGagatgatctggacggtggagaagggaaggtgctctgatcgcctaaagagagtctaagggctcaagagcgcAAAGAGAGCAGGGGCTGGAtcacgagatggcgtaaagaggggggcggttcactcccctcctccttttataccccagggactTCAAACAtcccctgccacagcacacTTGGCGGGACGATTTCCTCTATCGatgcaaccgccaggcgaatctcgcACAGGTCgtgcgatgtcagcggttgccaggagTATTTTCCTCGATTGGCGCGGCTGCCGTGCGTGCCGCCTGATCCGTCATCACGCGCCGCCTGTTCCATTGTCACACCcatcgggagttgtgtggacgcgtgtccGTTCGGCTCCCTGTTGGGCCGTGCCAAAGGCCCGGACCGGAGGGACCACCATCTGAAAGCTCGCCACATGGCGTCAAtgccggcttcggcctcgtccgcaatctctgggccattgcctgccaatgggcccgggggctactgtcggtgtatcaggaactgggggtccctgaatcccgaggccaggccagccatccgtcacatggcgtcatcccgcggagtctctcctgcaagatgagaaaagagcgagtcccgggagaaggcgctcggggccacagtcggtggcccccgagtaccccagttccccgatgatccacagaatccaagtgccgggaagaaagtgctcggggaggtgtacggtcacccccgagcaccctagtcccccgacgaccaggagagctaagttccgggagagagtgctcggggctgcatgcggcagcccccgagcactcggttccccgaggatccgtaccagagtgctcgggagagagtgctcggggaggtgaacagtacccccgagcactcggttccccaaggacaagaaggagcattctcgggagagagtgctcggggaggtgaacagtacccccgagcactcggtaccccgacgacccagaaggtcCCCTagtggaggcccccgaggggtccaccgatgaggtgtcaaccagtcaaaggctcgaggccgcatttaatgagtgtgcgtggcctgtcgcctccaactgctcccgccgcgctcatcgtcagttcctgccacgttctggcagagaggcgtggggttattaattgcacgggtcccgtcccgtgccatccggcctgtctcaggataacgtcgtaaggaccaaggcgttccgcctgccacgctgctgtggcaggggaacaagacagggcgggcacgccaggtcgctctgcggctgcccggtgggccctctccacggcgcccgttgccctggcatttatggtgatggatgaccgggcgtgtgccgtattttccacccccggtcacttcgcccagaggaaatgatgacgccctttccatttatagtgtttcggaactcgtgcccccctcccgttcggggcacgttgctgccaGCGGGTATTagagcagccggcggcacagaagagaAAAAGACAGACGAAAGAGGCTGAGAAAAAACCAAGCGCAACCAAAGAAAGAGAGGACTTACAAGCATAGCCAAGaacacggctgagaagtgagcagcgCTAGACAGGTCGAAGagcaaagagccccaggctcttagatagatcaagattcttgtaatcagcaacatccttgagagacttcctcaggacagttatagtatccatacaggagtagggtgttacgcccctgtgcggcccgaacctgtctaaattccggtgcatttactcttttctgcactaggtcatctccaccaccaccggacgttgcattcattcccatttatttctccgacgaacatactcaggatcatcccccggtcgaatctctaaaaaggggtctctcgggatccctgcgactggagttaatcctccgacagggaCAAAGCGCATCTACCACCCCTGGTAGATATGTGGTCGAATAGCCCGTCACTACAGCATCACCAATCCGTGTGGATGTTGCAGGACTGGCATCATCATCGACACcaacgtcgtcgtcgtcgctttGCTAGAATCGAGCACACAAGGCCAATGCTAACGCCAAACCCGTATCTATCAGCGTTGCCACCGATGTCgtcgctgccgccgccaccatagCATCTCACCGTCACGCCACCTCCTCCTTCCAGGGATCCAAAAGCTAGCTATAGCTCCGAGCTATGAGCCAAGCAATTTGATATATGCTGCCATCGTGCTTCGCAATGACATGTTCTACTCAAGTACTTGTTACTTGTACCTGATAATTTGGTCAAACATATTGGACCAAATCCGATAATTTAGTAGACTTCTTTGACGGGCATGAGACCGATGGATGCCTGTCTTTGTCGGCAGTGGCCATGTAATTTTCCAATGATTTTGAATTGTATGCGTGCCTTGCAAAAGACAAAGTGAGTAGTTATCAAATTAGTGTGTTGATGACGAAATTGATGTCTAATCTATTACTCTTTGTTAGTGGAGTATGTCTGCATCCAATTACTGTTTATTTTCCAAGCCAGAATAGAGATAAATCCCTTGAGTTTTCAATAATGATTAGTTATCGAAAATGGATGAGAATATGTCACGTGTGGCGCGCGCGCTGTCTCTATCGGTGGCATATTTGGCTTGCTTTCTAACTTTGAGGTTGTGCAGTGCTAGCAGCTTGCTTGCGTAAGCATGACGTTTGGAAGGTCCCAGATGTGTGACGCAATTGCCCATCTTTGGGAATCTGGAAGCAGTGGGGAGGAAGAAACTGGAGAGGAACGTGGCTGCAGCgttaaaataatttattctcTCATTGTTGATCAGTTCGAAGCGCCACAGATAGCTTAATTTAACATAAAAATTGTTGTAAGTGGCAGGACCGTAAAATACCATTACTACTATTTTAGGGAAATAAATGAATGCAGGAACTAGTTTCCTCGGCTCAAATTATTGAGGTAGTGAAAAGGTAAAGCTTTATTTCTCTTTTGAGATTAAAGGTCAAGCTTTCGATTAAAAGGAGTATAAACCGATTTTATCAAGTGCACAAAATGCGTTAGTGGGCCCCTTTCCTCACTAAAAGGTAAAGGTTGGAAATAACTCTATTTTTCCACTAGCGAACCTCCGGACTACAGATTtgtcattaaaaaaacaaatctaaACTGGAAAAATGCCTTAGGAACTCCCCATAATCCGATCCCTCATTGTTAGTTGCTGATTATTGGCCTTCTCATCCACATGTGGTAACTATATACTGGTAGCTGGTATATAGTTTGGACtaattttgatcaaatttgttaTTCTTTAAATTAGTcaaatttcatccaaacaaACTCAAATTTATGGATGATAGAAATCCAGTAACTACCGATAATTGGTTGTACTGGTTGGAGGTGGGATATTTTGTACTGGCAGTGTTAACACTTAAAACCAATCCTTTTGCCACTAGTTTGCTATTTCGATGGGCACATTTATGTTTTGTTCAAGAAAAAATAGGCATCATAAAGTTTTAAATTTGGAGGGAATTGAAAAAACAATGATACTCCTTCCTTCCCCATGTGACTATATTTAAATACCACCGAAGTTTGCTCTGtcaatatattgaaaaatgTCTAAATTACACCTATTAACATTCATGTTTGTCTAGTTTACATCTCGAACACAACGCCGTCTAATTTACAACcttcaacataaaaaaatagagataagGGCGTCCACTGTGCTCATCTCCTAGAAGGATAACTTGTGCTGTTCCCTCCTCTGCACCTGGACAAACGCCAGAGGAGAGGGGTGGTCACATCATATCAGCTGCTTGGATTCCCTATCTTCATCAGGTACGTAAGGACTGGCAAAGTAGCTTAAAATGCTTGGATCAAGGTTGAAGAACTCGTCCGTGAAGTCCATGCCCTCGGCGGAGACCACTTCTTGGAGCTCGGACTGTGCCCGCCAGTCCGCGTCCCCGGCCGCCGCCCCGAACGGCGCGAGCGAGACACCGTGGTTCGAGTCCGAGGTCGCCGGGGACACGCCCCAGTTCTCCGGCGTCTCCGGCCCAGGGAACAGGCTGCGCTCAGGCGCCAGGCAACCGCTCACCGGCGTCGAGGAGAAGCAGAAGGGCGTGGTGGCGCTCCAGACCTGGTGCTCCGCCGCCACGTCCAGACCCTCGGTCTTCACCGTCTGGGTCGAGCTCAGGCTATGCAGGATGCTGTGCGTCTCCGGTGGTTGCTCCGGCGGCTGCGTTGCCGCTGTGGCCTGGTCTGCTCCCGCCGTTCTCTGAACGCAGGTGTGGGCGCCGTGGTAGATCACGTCGAAAAGCGTCGGATCCTCGTCGGTGCGCTGCACCTGCTTCGTCGCCGCGCATCCCTGAGAGTGGCGGTGCGTGCACCGGTAGTAGCTCCTGCGAATTTTGCACAGATCAGTTTCTATGTTCTAATTGCGAATCTTGTCAGGCGAAAGatgcatttttttaatgaattcaGAGCAATGTTAGCACAAGCTAGCATCACCAATCCAAATGAAAAATTTTGTTTCCATCCCATGAAATATTGTCTCTGTCTCAAACTGTTCATCTCTGACAAGTGGAGGCCAAGAATTTGGGAACAGAACAGAGCAACGGACAGCCACAACATCCAAACCAAAAAGCAGATGCAAATTATTTCGATTCCTCCCGCGAAGAAAACACATGCAGATTGGGttctgaaagaaaaaataaagaaaaatctttTGGTTAGATGTACCAACCTCGGGTGCTTGGCTCCAAGAATCTCCTTCTGGCCGTACTTCCTCCAGGTGTGGCCGTCGTCGACCGCGCTGTCGCCGCCCCCGGCCGAGCTCAACCTCACCTGATGCCTCTTCTTTTCCATCGTCTTCCTGCAAAAGCACAAATCACTCAGCAACTTGAttgaacaaagaaaaaaagctGAATTATTAAAGATGCAACTGCTCCATGACCATGAATGAGTCCATGACATGGTTCAGTTTGTTCAGCAAGCTCTCACCtcttcttggtgttcttgaaaGCGGAGATGAGGGGGCTCAGAGTTGGCGTCGTCGAGAGCGGCGAGGGGAGGCCAGCGTCGGCCGC
It encodes:
- the LOC133901481 gene encoding uncharacterized protein LOC133901481; this encodes MVLCANPDRVAIQAKLQEFDAQRLVDRPGHRTAGTIEAPGVDEAAGEGAASGLTQIGGPGAASGEPQASSRAAAGSNRRTGVGGTAGSGAATAPEDRGKRPWLFIPVPESPLSPLPGEGGNQDGQSSSAGPSSGAVEELQHVEGELQHREEDAAIRETDAEITVADLDTREDLLAHREAEAAEAATAIAAREERAAKSEAELAAR
- the LOC133901306 gene encoding transcription factor WRKY19-like; amino-acid sequence: MESVDGNGGSQLVVTELSHIKELVRQLEVHLGGCPGLCKHLASQISSLTERSIVMITSSNLDGGRKRSAADAGLPSPLSTTPTLSPLISAFKNTKKRKTMEKKRHQVRLSSAGGGDSAVDDGHTWRKYGQKEILGAKHPRSYYRCTHRHSQGCAATKQVQRTDEDPTLFDVIYHGAHTCVQRTAGADQATAATQPPEQPPETHSILHSLSSTQTVKTEGLDVAAEHQVWSATTPFCFSSTPVSGCLAPERSLFPGPETPENWGVSPATSDSNHGVSLAPFGAAAGDADWRAQSELQEVVSAEGMDFTDEFFNLDPSILSYFASPYVPDEDRESKQLI